ACCACCTCGCGGTAAACGGCGCATCGCACTGTGCTGCAGCCGCCCGCGCCGGATCGCCCCAGGCGTGCGGAGGCACCGAACGACCGAAGAGTTGCCGGACGGAACAGTCGGACGCCTCTCGGTGGACGCTGCATCGATGCCGTGTCGTTACTCGGCAACAGACCCTGATCCCTGCCCCACGCCGACAACAATTCAGCCCGCCGACGGAAGCCCTCGATGTTTCGCGGTCACCATTTTCGGCTCGACGGCCGCGTCGTGTGCGCTATCGGGCCGGGAGGTGCGTTGAGTGAGAAGACTCCCGCTCGTGGTAATCATGGCGGGGGCGAGTGCGCCGACCGGTCGGACGAACGACCGACCGGATGCTGCGGTGCAGGCCGAGCGCGCGAAGACGCGACAGACTCGGCACGGTTTCACGACAGAGAGGTCCGACCATGAAAAGAATTCCGGACGAGGTCAGCGGGTCGGCCGGCCCCGCTGTCGAGAACTGGGCGCGCTCGTTCTGGAGCACGACTTCCGAGTCGCCTGATCTACCGCCCCACCACCCCGACTGTCTTGGTTGTGGGCCGGAGAACCCGCACGGCCACGCCCTGTCGGTCCAGCGTGACGAGAACGGCGTGGTAGCTCACCATGTGTTCGATCAACGTCATGTCGGGGCACCCGGGATAGCACACGGCGGCGCGGTGGCGACCGTTCTCGACGATCTGTTCGGCTTCCTGCTTTACACAGTGGGTGAGCTCGCCGTGACGCGGCGTCTCGAGCTCGACTACCTAGCGCCGGTTCTGCTCGGCACTCCATACGTGTTGCGTGCTGCCGTTCGGTCTCGTGATGGGCGCAAACTGGATCTCACGGCCACGATGGACGATGCGCAGGGCAGCTCCGTAGCCACCGCTACTGCCCTGTTCGTGGTGGTCGAGGTCGAACACTTCATGCAGTCCCAAGCCCGAGCCCAACTCCGGGCCACAGACACGAATCACACCGAAGAATAGACACCCTGGCCGACCTTCACCGACGTCCATCACCCGCGGTGGCTGTCGTACGGCTGCGTCTACCTGGCGCAAAGACGGCGAGGACGAGTGCCCCAGCGGCGGTCAGCGCCGCCAACGACAGCGTCGCCTGACCACTTCCGTGTACGAATGCGGCTCTGGCGAACTCGGCCAGCGGCTGACCAGCTGGTCCTGCGCGGTCGGCGACCTGCAACGCGGCGGCCAGAGAATCGGCCACCGGACCACGGGCAGGCTCGGGTAGCTGGGGCAGAGCCGGCTGAATGTGCTGAACGTAACCGGCCGCGAGCACGCTACCGGCTACCGCAATCCCAATCGCGGCACCGATTTCGCGAGCTGCGTCGTTGACCGCGGCAGCCACCCCGTGCTTGGCCTCAGGAGTGTCCGAGACGATGGCGAAAGTCGCAGGGGCGGTACACAACCCCAAACCCGCGCTCATGATGAGCAAGGGCCACAGCAGGTCAGGGTAAGTCGCCGCGACGGTCAGTCTGCTCACCATCACCAGTCCCGCCGCGATGGTGAGCAGACCTACAGTGGTCATCACCCGCAGCCCAACAATGTTCGACAGCCAGGGTGCAATCACCGAGATCACGATGAGCGGCACGACCATAGGGGTCAACGCCAACGCGGCGGTGAGCGGTCCATAACCGAGAATCAACTGCAGATACTGCACCAACAACAAGAACACCCCGAAGGTCACCAGAAATTGGATACAGACAGACAGCGCGCCGGCACCGAAACCACGGCGGGCGAACAACCGGACATCGAGTAGGGGTGCCGAGGAACGTAGTTCTACGACGACGAACACCACAACCGCAAACAAGCCCACCGCAGTGCTGATGGCGACGAGCGAATCCGACCAGCCACGGGCCGGAACCTCGATCACAGCGAAGACGATCGCCCCGACCGCGACAACTACGGTCACCGCGCCCACCCAATCGACCGGTGGATGCTCCTGCTGGCGGGACTCCGCGATACTGCATGCCAACCCGGCCAGAACCGCTCCGGCGACGGTCAACCCGACGAACACCGAGGTCCACGACCACTGCTCGAGCAGCACTCCAGCCCCGAGGATGCCCAGGACCGCCCCGGATCCAGCAACCCCGGCCCACACACCTACAGCGCGACCGCGATGCGCCGGTGGAAATCCCGCGGTCAGTATCGACAGCGTCGAGGGCATGACCAGCGCCGCACCCGCCCCAGCCAACGCGCGAGCAGCGATCAGCCACGCCGGGTCGGCGAGAAACAAGGGCAATGCCGACGCGAAAGCGAACAACGCCAACCCCGCCACGAGCACCCCCCGGCGACCGTACCGGTCACCGATCGCACCGGCAGGCAGAACGAAGCACGCCAATACCAGCGTATAACCGTCGACTATCCAGGTCAGTTGAGCTTGCGTCGCCCTTGTCGCGACCGCGATCTGTGGCAACGCTGAATACAATGCCGCCATTGCGGCCACCACCAACGCGACTGCCATGCACGACACAATCAACATCCACCACTGGGCACCGCTCCATCGAGCGACGCTGGCAGAGTCGGATCTACGTTCGTTCAACGGCCAGCCTCCCAGTTTGAGACTGATCGTCTCGGTGCGAGACTATTAGTATCATAACTTTGCGGGTGTGACAGAATGGTCATGCTAGGACATGTTTTGTCAGTCAAAATGGAGCGGAGCCCGTTCATGGTCGACCCTCTCGTTGCGGCCGAGGGCCCGGCCGACCCCCGGCTGGCGCGCTCACGTAACCGGTTACTCGAAGCGGCGGGCCAGCTGCTAGCCACCGGCGGCGTCGAGGCGGTCACCGTGGAGGCGGTCACCCGCATGTCGAAGGTTGCACGTGCCACTCTGTACCGACACTTCGGAAGTACCACTGACCTGCTCGCTGCAACCTTCGAGCGACTACTACCCCCAGTCGACACCGATATCGATACCGGTCCGCTACGCGAACGTCTGATTTCGGTGCTCACCACCCAGGCCGACCTCATCGACCAAGCTCCGGTGCAGATGACCACGCTGGCCTGGCTGGCAATGGGACCCGTCAACAGCGGCGACGCCAGCCGGCGCGATCTCGATCCTGGCGCGGTGGTCTCGCTTCGGGCCCGTGTCATAGAGCAATACCGCAGGTCCCTGGATCAGATCCTGACGGCCCCTGACGCCCGCACTGTGCTCGGCGAGATCGACACCACCTTCGCCCTCATTCAGCTCCTCGGACCGATAGTGTTCGCTCGCCTCACAGGACTGCGCCACATCCACGCCGACGACTGCATCCAAATCGTCGACAACTTTCTCGCCGCCCATGCCGCAAGTGTCCGATCGAGCACTTCGCGCGACAACAGCCGTCCACGGCCGGCCGCGACGCTAGACCCGCAGCTCACCGACGGCCAGTAAAACTTGATGCGAAATTTGACCATCAATGCGCTATCCAGTCAGGGATCGCAGCGCTCACTGGATAAGGCCGGACGTGTGCTCAAGAACTCGGAGCTGCACTGCAGTGCACTTCTGACATCGTGCAGCCGTCTTCTGAAACTGACATTCACCTGGGGAAATTTCAGCGCCTTCCGTCCATTTTGTTGTCCGTTGAAAAAATCCGGTATGGCATAGTTTCTAACGGACAGTTTGTGTGCGGGACATCGTGAACGGTGACGATCGGGAGTGGAATGAAGATCGGCTACGCACGGGTCAGTACGGCGGCTCAAGATTCGTCGATTCAGGTCGAGCTTCTCGCCAAGGAGGGAGTCGACCGAGACCGGGTCTACGTCGATCACGGAATCAGTGGCCGGCAGACTCGACGGCCCGGGCTCGACAATGCGATCAACGCGGCCCGCGAAGGCGACGTCTTTTGCGTGACCAAACTCGACCGGCTCTCCCGGTCCGCGAAGGATCTCCACGAAACGGTGGGGCGACTGGCGGACAAGGGTGTTGCGTTGTCGATCGACGGGAAGATCTACGACCCGTCGGATCCGATGGGCAAAATGTTCATCGGAGTGCTCGGGCTGATGGCCGAATTCGAGTCAGACCTGATCCGAAGTCGGACCAGGGACGCAGTGGCAGCGGCTGCCGCGGCCGGCAAGATGAAAGGCCGTCAACATAAGCTCACGCCGGAAGAGCGTGCGTACCTGTTGCAGGTGCACGAAACCGGACAGTTCAAAATCGAAACTCTTTGCAAGAACACGGGTTTGAAGCGTTCGGCACTGTATTCGAATATTCAGCTTGCCCGAATTGAGCGCAATGACCACGATCGTAGGGCTTCGGAAACTGCTTGACATCGGCCTTGTCCGCACTCCACCCAAATACGTTCACAATTAGGTAGATTGGGTGACGGTTCTATTTTTCCGCAAGGTGGGGGTTCAGCTATGTCATTCGGAGATAAGGGTTTACCGCGTTTTATTGATCCGGACTACCGGGAGGCCTCGGTCACCGACGGACAGTCCTTGGTACTCAACCCGTTGCAAATTCACGCCAATGTTGACGAGATACTTGAGCGGCATTTGCTCGATCCGACAGTCGTTTTCGGTTTGCAGGACTTCTTTGGTGACGCCGAAACTGCTTTTGTGTTCGCACAACTCGGCCTCGCCGAGGATCTGTCGCAGCACATCGCCAAGACGGCTTCCAAGTTGATACGTCAGTCTTTTCCCAATCTGTATGGGCAGGTGGACTGGGCGTTTTTGACCAACCTGGATCCGGGGCTGCCAGACGGCCAGATCGCGGAGGCAGAGTTGCTACTCGCTCGTCAGATCATGCGAGATGCCTTCGACCCCAATCGATCTGTTGCCGAGAGTTATGGGGTAGCAGATCTGCCCTATCAGGGGCAGACGGGGCTTTGGTTGGTTGAGTGCGCCTTCTTCGCCCTCATTGGCCAGGGGCTCAGGGAAGGGCCGGGAAAGTAGCCCGGTTCGGTAGCGAAGATGCCCCGGCCTCCACTGGCCGGGGCATCTCGCTTCAGTCCCATAGCTCCGGACGGATGAAGGGTTGATCCGATCGTTGCCTGAGTTGCTCTCGATTGGCCCGCATCGGATTCTGTCGAACGAGATTTTGTCATGCAGGCATGAGTGCGTTGCGCAGCTGCGCTGTTACCGCGTCTGCGATGCGGGTTGCGAGGTCGATGTCCTCTCGCAAGGTTGCGGATGCGTGGGCGGCTCCGAGGGTGCCGGCGCAGAGGTTCCATGCGAGTCGGGGTGTGGTGGGGGTGTCGGTGAGTTCGCCTGCGGTGATGGCGGGTTCGATGATGTCGCTGATGGCGTCGACCCAGTGTGCGAATGCTGCGCCGTTGTTGATGGTGGGTTCGAGGGTGAGTTTCATGCCGGCGCGGAGGTTGGTGTCTTCGCCGATGTGCTGTGCGAGCGAGATAAAGATCGCTGCCAGCTTCTCCCCTGCTGTGCTGCTCGAACCGGCCGCCAGTGCTTCGCTGATGGTTTCGTCGAGGGTGTGGTTCCAGTCCGAGATGAGGTGTTCGGCCATCGCTTCTTTGGATGGGAAGTGGTAGTACATAGCGCCTTTGGCGAATTTTCCGGTACCGCTGATGGTGTTGATGCTGGTGTGGCCGTATCCGTCGGTGTCGAAATGCCGTGCCGCGACGGCGATGATCGCTTCTCGTGTCCGCACTGCACGGTCCTGCATTGCCGAGTTCTTGCTGCCGGGGATGCGCCCGATCCGGGGGCGGGTTGGCGTGGCGGAAGTGCTTTCCGTGGTGTGTGCCGGTTCGTTGGGGCTGTTCACAGGGATGCTCCTTCGACCATACGGACGGCGGCCGGGTCGGTTCCGCGCCACATCAGCAGCAGATCGTCGACTCGTTTGGTGATGGTGTGGTTCTCGTCGAGGCTAGCTGCAACCTGCACTGCGCCGACGAATCCGGCGCAGAGAGTGTCTGCGAGCCTGGACATGCTTTCCGCGCAGTCGAGGGCGCCGGAACGGATCGCGTCTATGACGATCGGTGTGATCGCGTCGGTCCACGATTCGTAGGTGGCACACGCATCACTGAGCGACTTGTCGACGGACAGGGTGAGTCCAGCTCGGGTGATCGCTTCTGTTTGGGTGCGGCGGGCGAGGTCCCGGTAGATCATGATCACTTGCCGATCGGCGGGTTGACCTGTCGCTGCGGCCTTCCCCACTGTCTCGGAGACTGCGGCGGACCAGCGGCAGAGCATCTCGCTCGCGATGGATTCCTTCTTCGAGAAGTGGAAGTACATCGCACCTTTGGTGGTCTCAGAGATCGCCAAGATGTCATTGATGCTGGTGCCCGCATACCCGGTTCGACTGAAGAGGGTGGCGGACACCTCGAGGATCGCTTCTCGGGTGATTTTCGCTCGTGGCTGCATAGGTGGTCGGCCGGTTTTGCCGTGGTCGATGCCTTCGGAGCGGTCGGTATGATTGTTCATGGTCACAGGTGCTTTCTGTGGTCATCGGCCCTGACGGTGTTACAGCACCGCCAGGGCCACCCCTTTATTGGTGGGTGTGGGTCAAACGGTGGCGAGTTCGCTGCGCATCGGGTTCTCGGCGGCTCGCAGGTCGGGCAATGGTGGACTGTCGAAGCCTGCTTCTCGAGCTGCGGCATCGAACTTCTCGTACCGGCGCCATGCGGTCGATGTCGCGACAGGCGGCTTCGATTCCAGAGCGATGGTTTCCCACGTGAGGTTCGGGTTTGTCAGCTTGCGGACCGCTGTGTCTTTGACGTTCTTCGCGAGATTCGACCGGGCGATGAAAGACATGAGGTCGTCTATGTCGGCATCCGTGTCGGCCTGTGCTTCTTCGACGGCGCGGCGGTCTGGGAACTCCGTAGCGGCGTCTTGGGGATCGAGGATGTCGTCGAGGCCTTCATTCGTCATTTCGTCCACGAAAAACGGCTCCGCAAAGTCCGCAAAAGCGTCCTCGTTGCCGGCCTTCGCATCCACCGCTTTGGCGTCTACGTCTAGATCGTCGTCCTCCTGCTCCGCAATATTGTGGGCGATCTTCTCGCGGGGCTGAGGGACGCGGATCGGTCCCCGGCCTACGGTGAGGTCAGATGCAATACTCGTTGCATCCTCACTGTCGGTGGCACTTTCGACGATCGCACGGTAAGCGGCGTACGCCATTCCGACTGCCTTCACCAGAATTGTGATTCCGTGCGTGAAAGCCAAGACCAGGGCCGGCGGAATGATCGCTATGGCCGCTGCAATAGCGGGCGCGAGTGGAATGAACCCAAGGTCTCCCCCACCATCGATCGACTCCTGCGCGGCGATTGCTGCGTGATAGGCGTGGTAGGCGTTTCCGAGAATGCTGATCACGACGACGCTGACGTCGAGTGCGATGTAGAAGCCCCTGTCGCGCTTGTTCATGTTGAGCTTGCTGATGATGACGATGGCGATGGTGGCGCCGAGGATGGCGCTGTCGACGATCGCTGGGAAGATCCAGGTCAGGTGTTCGGGGATCAGTGCTTGCCGCGCGAGGTCGCGTTGCACGGCGAAGGAAAGTACGAATGCGCCGGTGGTGATACCGAGCGCAATGACGATCGCGAGTGCGAGTGCAGCAAGCAATGCGCCTAGCTGAATACGAGCTGCCCGAAGGCTAAAGTCGGTCATGACTGGGTTCTTTCCTTCCAGGGGTTTCCCGGTCTGGAGCCTCGTCGGGTGCAACCGGCGAGGCTCCTTCGATGTGTGGGTCAGTCGTCTGAGATGGGGCGCCCGCTGGGAAGTGCGCCAGTCTCTGCTTCGTACTGGTTTCCGCTGTTGTGCGCGGTTTCCCGGCGTTCTGCCTCTGCCGCTAGTGCTTTCTCTACGAATTGCGACCAGGATTTGTCGTCCTCAAGGTGGCTGGTGTTTCGGTAAGCACCTCGGGCGCGACTGAATACGGCTTGATCGACGTAGACCGTAATACGTTTGGGCTTGGGCTTTTCCACAGCTGTCGGCGTGGGCTGTGGAGGCGGCGGGACCTGTGCGGCCGTGCGGTTGGACCTCTGCATTCGAGACAGGTCACCAGTCACGTTCCGCGGAGGTAGCGCCGTGAGCTTTCGTTCGGGCCGGTCATTCATACCCGTGCTTCCTCTCTTTCCGCTGTTGCAACGCGGGTGACAACTTCTTGCGCAACTGCAAAGAGGTCGTCTGCAACGGATTTGGACGATTTCGGTGCGAGAGTCTGAGGCTCGGCGTTGCCTTTGATGACGTCGTACCATTTCGGGCCGCTTCGGACGACTGCGTCGAGTTCGGCTGCGAGCATGCCTCGCTCGCGTGTTGCTTGGGCTGTCGCTTCTGAGTGACGGACGGTGGCAGTGAAAACGACGTCGTCGTTGCCGAACGCCTCTGCAATTGCAGACCTGGCTTGCTTGAGCACGGTTTTCGCTGATGTACCGACGGCTACGAGAACGACGCCCAGTAGGTCGAGGTCGGGGTTGATTGCAGCGACAGCGTCGATGCGTAGTGCAACGGCTGCCATCCCTTTTCGGCTGGACGCATCGGATTTGACTGGCACGAATGCCCATTTTGCGGCGGCTAGCGCTGCTGTCTGCAAGGTTTCGTCGCCCGGGGGGCAGTCGATGAGGATCATGTCGTATGCGGGCGCCATTGGAGCAAGGACCCTCGCGAGGGCAAGTTTTGCGCCATCGGGATCTTTGGATGCCATAGCGGCAAGCGCTGCTGTTGCTTGTTCGAGGTGAACTCCCCCAGGGAGAACATCGAGATTAGCGCGAACATTTTCGATGGGTTTTGCGTCACCGCCGAAAGCGATTGCGCTAGCAAGCGACCTTCCCTGGTCATCGCCGGTTTCACTGGTGTACCCGAGGTCTTCGGCGAGGTTCCCCTGAGGATCGAGGTCGACGAGCAGAATTTTCTGCCCCGACGCTGCCAGTTCTCCACCGACGTTAGCTGTCAGGGTCGTCTTTAGGACACCACCCTTGCCGTTGATTACGGCGATCACCCTTTTGCGTGTTTCGTGAAAGTCGGTCTGCATTGCTCTCCCTCGACAGCGCTGGCACATATGACGGCATTACCAGCATTCCACGCCATCGCCAGCAATGCAATCAATAGCAGTAATGCCAGTATTGCTGCTATCGGCCATCGGTCAGGTCGTAGCAACACATCTGGCCTCAAAACCAGTAATGGCAGCAATGCTGGCATTACGCACAGTTCGCCGTGGCAGCACCGTGAACTGCATGTTTCCAATAGCAGTATTACTGTCATTACGGCAGGCGGGGTTCGCGGAGAATCGAAACAAGCCGAGACTGCCACACCAACATTGACGGCATTACTGGTATTGCTGGTGTTACTGGGATTACAGGTTCCCGGATCTCGCCCTCAACTCTCTACTGCTATTGACAGTAATGCTGGCATTTCTTCAGTTCGACGCAATGGCGCAAAATGCCTGGACGTGAGGCGGAGAACGCCACGGCTCGACGACTACGTCACCCGTTCGACCGCACCTGGCGGCCCGCACGTAGGTCGCACGTAGGTCGCACCTCTCACTCGACATTTCAATCGAGCAACGTCAGCATGAGTCAATTTTGCGCACCCACCCAACTAAGCCCGTTCCGCGAAACCGCCGTTCTCGCATAATGCCAGTATTGCTGCTATCGGCCATCGGTCAGGTCGTAGCAACACATCTGGCCTCAAAACCAGTAATGGCAGCAATGCTGGCATTACGCACAGTTCGCCGTGGCAGCACCGTGAACTGCATGTTTCCAATAGCAGTATTACTGTCATTACGGCAGGCGGGGTTCGCGGAGAATCGAAACAAGCCGAGACTGCCACACCAACATTGACGGCATTACTGGTATTGCTGGTGTTACTGGGATTACAGGTTCCCGGATCTCGCCCTCAACTCTCTACTGCTATTGACAGTAATGCTGGCATTTCTTCAGTTCGACGCAATGGCGCAAAATGCCTGGACGTGAGGCGGAGAACGCCACGGCTCGACGACTACGTCACCCGTTCGACCGCACCTGGCGGCCCGCACGTAGGTCGCACGTAGGTCGCACCTCTCACTCGACATTTCAATCGAGCAACGTCAGCATGAGTCAATTTTGCGCACCCACCCAACTAAGCCCGTTCCGCGAAACCGCCGT
Above is a window of Rhodococcus qingshengii JCM 15477 DNA encoding:
- a CDS encoding PaaI family thioesterase encodes the protein MKRIPDEVSGSAGPAVENWARSFWSTTSESPDLPPHHPDCLGCGPENPHGHALSVQRDENGVVAHHVFDQRHVGAPGIAHGGAVATVLDDLFGFLLYTVGELAVTRRLELDYLAPVLLGTPYVLRAAVRSRDGRKLDLTATMDDAQGSSVATATALFVVVEVEHFMQSQARAQLRATDTNHTEE
- a CDS encoding MFS transporter, which gives rise to MAVALVVAAMAALYSALPQIAVATRATQAQLTWIVDGYTLVLACFVLPAGAIGDRYGRRGVLVAGLALFAFASALPLFLADPAWLIAARALAGAGAALVMPSTLSILTAGFPPAHRGRAVGVWAGVAGSGAVLGILGAGVLLEQWSWTSVFVGLTVAGAVLAGLACSIAESRQQEHPPVDWVGAVTVVVAVGAIVFAVIEVPARGWSDSLVAISTAVGLFAVVVFVVVELRSSAPLLDVRLFARRGFGAGALSVCIQFLVTFGVFLLLVQYLQLILGYGPLTAALALTPMVVPLIVISVIAPWLSNIVGLRVMTTVGLLTIAAGLVMVSRLTVAATYPDLLWPLLIMSAGLGLCTAPATFAIVSDTPEAKHGVAAAVNDAAREIGAAIGIAVAGSVLAAGYVQHIQPALPQLPEPARGPVADSLAAALQVADRAGPAGQPLAEFARAAFVHGSGQATLSLAALTAAGALVLAVFAPGRRSRTTATAGDGRR
- a CDS encoding TetR/AcrR family transcriptional regulator → MVDPLVAAEGPADPRLARSRNRLLEAAGQLLATGGVEAVTVEAVTRMSKVARATLYRHFGSTTDLLAATFERLLPPVDTDIDTGPLRERLISVLTTQADLIDQAPVQMTTLAWLAMGPVNSGDASRRDLDPGAVVSLRARVIEQYRRSLDQILTAPDARTVLGEIDTTFALIQLLGPIVFARLTGLRHIHADDCIQIVDNFLAAHAASVRSSTSRDNSRPRPAATLDPQLTDGQ
- a CDS encoding recombinase family protein translates to MTIGSGMKIGYARVSTAAQDSSIQVELLAKEGVDRDRVYVDHGISGRQTRRPGLDNAINAAREGDVFCVTKLDRLSRSAKDLHETVGRLADKGVALSIDGKIYDPSDPMGKMFIGVLGLMAEFESDLIRSRTRDAVAAAAAAGKMKGRQHKLTPEERAYLLQVHETGQFKIETLCKNTGLKRSALYSNIQLARIERNDHDRRASETA
- a CDS encoding TetR/AcrR family transcriptional regulator, whose amino-acid sequence is MNSPNEPAHTTESTSATPTRPRIGRIPGSKNSAMQDRAVRTREAIIAVAARHFDTDGYGHTSINTISGTGKFAKGAMYYHFPSKEAMAEHLISDWNHTLDETISEALAAGSSSTAGEKLAAIFISLAQHIGEDTNLRAGMKLTLEPTINNGAAFAHWVDAISDIIEPAITAGELTDTPTTPRLAWNLCAGTLGAAHASATLREDIDLATRIADAVTAQLRNALMPA
- a CDS encoding TetR/AcrR family transcriptional regulator; this encodes MNNHTDRSEGIDHGKTGRPPMQPRAKITREAILEVSATLFSRTGYAGTSINDILAISETTKGAMYFHFSKKESIASEMLCRWSAAVSETVGKAAATGQPADRQVIMIYRDLARRTQTEAITRAGLTLSVDKSLSDACATYESWTDAITPIVIDAIRSGALDCAESMSRLADTLCAGFVGAVQVAASLDENHTITKRVDDLLLMWRGTDPAAVRMVEGASL
- a CDS encoding DUF2637 domain-containing protein, whose product is MTDFSLRAARIQLGALLAALALAIVIALGITTGAFVLSFAVQRDLARQALIPEHLTWIFPAIVDSAILGATIAIVIISKLNMNKRDRGFYIALDVSVVVISILGNAYHAYHAAIAAQESIDGGGDLGFIPLAPAIAAAIAIIPPALVLAFTHGITILVKAVGMAYAAYRAIVESATDSEDATSIASDLTVGRGPIRVPQPREKIAHNIAEQEDDDLDVDAKAVDAKAGNEDAFADFAEPFFVDEMTNEGLDDILDPQDAATEFPDRRAVEEAQADTDADIDDLMSFIARSNLAKNVKDTAVRKLTNPNLTWETIALESKPPVATSTAWRRYEKFDAAAREAGFDSPPLPDLRAAENPMRSELATV
- a CDS encoding ParB family protein yields the protein MNDRPERKLTALPPRNVTGDLSRMQRSNRTAAQVPPPPQPTPTAVEKPKPKRITVYVDQAVFSRARGAYRNTSHLEDDKSWSQFVEKALAAEAERRETAHNSGNQYEAETGALPSGRPISDD
- a CDS encoding ParA family protein encodes the protein MQTDFHETRKRVIAVINGKGGVLKTTLTANVGGELAASGQKILLVDLDPQGNLAEDLGYTSETGDDQGRSLASAIAFGGDAKPIENVRANLDVLPGGVHLEQATAALAAMASKDPDGAKLALARVLAPMAPAYDMILIDCPPGDETLQTAALAAAKWAFVPVKSDASSRKGMAAVALRIDAVAAINPDLDLLGVVLVAVGTSAKTVLKQARSAIAEAFGNDDVVFTATVRHSEATAQATRERGMLAAELDAVVRSGPKWYDVIKGNAEPQTLAPKSSKSVADDLFAVAQEVVTRVATAEREEARV